The genomic window ATGGTGTGCGGTTCATGAGAGATGACTGATAAATTTTCAGGAATTTTGAGGATCAGTTAAACACATCTATTAGTAAAAAGAAACTATATGAGCCTATACTTTAATAACTTAAATTAGAAACCTAATACTCAAAAACTCCTCACCTCACAATTATTTTATcacattctaaattattttatcacatttatcactgtatcactgtcatccctttgttcatcgatttgctcgagtgggcgccagtaacaccttcgtttgtccctgtcatgtgctagtgtagctcaatggtatctgcttgctccagaaacacgaagagcacgttgttgttactgtttttggcctatcaaatatgtcaccggtagcttgccaggctctgggtaTACTATTAAATAAGTTATTAATATTAggcacatatattatatatgaatatatacataggcatatatgtatgcatatacaatGGAAAGAATGTATAATGAATTTCACTTCCACATTTGTAACTCATAACGCCACAATAATAAATTGGAATTTATCATGATGACATATTTACATCAAGGAAATTGTCACACACTATAAATCAGCATTTGATATTTTGCTCCATGATCCAGTTGTTAAATATTTACGAGAACAATGTTGGGCAATCCTAATGCCAGCTTTGGGAGAAATTTCTAAGTGAAGTAAATCAAACAAGGCAGCTGTGTTTCTCTTCCCTTAGCCATTAACCCTATTCTAGCCAAATGAGACATGAATACCGCTCTTTTAGAGAGTTTCTTAGAAGGATTTTCTTGTTTCTAGAAggtagaaggaaaagaagggatgggggggggctggagcaatagcacagtggggagggcttttgccttgcacacggccaatccgggtttgattcccagcatcccatatggtcccctgagcaccgccaggagtaattcctgagtgcagagccaggagtaacccctgtgcattgccgggtgtgacccaaaaagaaaaaaaagaaagaataagaaagaaaagaaaaaggagagatggGCCCTTTATTTTTCTGACTATGGAATATGGGGATGAAACCAAACTTTGAGAATATCAAGGAAGAATCAGTGTGGATGTTGGGTTTCACGTTTGTTCTTATCTGGGGGGACCTCAGGTTCCGAGAAATAAAAAACTGCATgcatctttgttttctcttctagaGGGGACCCCGACAGATGTGACATCTGGGGAAATACTCCTCTACATTATGCAGCCTCCAATGGTCACACTCACTGTGTCTCTTTCCTGATCAACTTTGGTGCCAACATCTTTGCCCTGGATAATGACCTGCAGTCTCCGCTGGATGCCGCCGCCAGCCGAGAGCAGAATGAATGTGTTGCTCTCCTGGATAAGGCTGCCAGGAACCAGAACATCATGAACCCCAAGAGGGTCACCAGGCTGAAGGAGCAGGCTCAGAAAAACGCCAAGAGGCAAATCAAAGAGTGTGAGAAGCTCCAGGAAAAGCACCAGAATAAGATGGCCCGCACTCACAATAAAGAGGACTTTGGGACTCTTTCTTCCAACAGCACTTTCTCCAGCTCATCCCTTTCAAATGCGTCTGCTTCCAGCACGTTCGGGTCTCTCTCGAAAGGCATCAGAGACACCTTCAAGTTGAAGTTCAAGAAGAACAAAGACACAGCGGAACAGGCTGGAAAGGCCAGCCGAAGCGGGCAGAGAAACGTGATGGAAGTGTTCatggaggaggacgaggacgtcTCGGGGGACTTCAAAGAGAAGCTGCAGTTCCCCGCCGAGGATGATGACAGTGTCCAGTACGAATCCATTCTCAACCGCCCAGGTCTGGGAAATATTATGTTTAATAGGAATAGGATACCGAACCCCGATGACATCtcagagagcaagagggagatgGGGTTTAGGATGTCCAGCGAATTGCTCCAGGGACCAGGAGCCGCAGAGACTGATGAGGCCGAAGCGTTGGAAGACGGAGAGGAGAACGACCCTGACGAGGATCTCCCTTGGGCGGAGCACGAGGTGGAGTGGGAGGAAGATGTGGTCGACGCGACGCCGCTGGAAGTGTTCTTGCTGTCCCACCACCTGGAAGAATTCCTTCCGATTTTCACGAGAGAGCAGATTGACCTAGAGGCTCTGCTGCTTTGCTCTGATGAGGACCTCCAGAGCATACAAATGCAGCTGGGGCCCAGGAAGAAGGTCTTGAATGCCATAAACAGAAGGAAGCAGGTGATCCAGCAGTCGGGGAAGCTAGTGGACACCAGTCTCTGAGGGGTGTGTGGTCTCGAGGGCATGTGGTGTGGTGCTGTGACCCACCAGAAGCACTCCAGGTAACACTCCCCTGCCCTGTACACTCGGCCAGTGGAAATGGCTTTCAAATATCCAAGTAAACAACCAATGAGCAACTCTAGGAAACCTGAAAAGGATAAGAAGACATTGCTCTTTAATTAGCCTTGTGATATCTTTGAATATAGAAAAGACCCAGGGGTGACAGGGAAggtaaaaaaaaacctctatgaACTTTCCAAATTCTGTATACTTCAAAGTATAATGTCTCATCCCACTAGGGTGGTGCTTACTTTCTAATTCTTATGGTCTGGCGATTCTAACTCTACTTTAGTCCTTAGTGCTATGATTTTGCCAGTTTGGGGGAAAGTAAAGTTTCTTCACTGGCCTGAGGTTTGAAGCCCAACTTAATTTACTGTAATTCTTTGTCAGATTGTGGATTCTATTACAGAATGAAAACGTCTGTCATtgggaataaagagaaaatggaaggcaggggagtgaagaaaaaaataggatattGGTTACCAGGGACTGAATCCCTTCCCTCCAAATTCATTTGTTAAAGTTCTACCCCTCAATCTGACTATACTTGATGATAGGACctcttaaagaagaaaaaaaaatctcaagggtGGGCCCTAACTCTACATGACTGGTGTCCTTGAAAAAGGAAGTTACCAGGGGTGAACATTTGCAAAGGAAGGGCCATGTGAAGACACAGCAAAAAGCAACAGTCATAGGAGAAACCAAGCCTTACGgcaccttgatcttggacttttGGCCTCCTGTgctgtaaaataataaatttctcttGTTTAAGTCACCCTGCCTGTAGTATTTTGTCCTGGCTTCCCTCGTGAACTAATACAGTGCTGAAGCAAGAGGGTGGGTAAGGAGACAGTATGCATTTAAAACACACTCACCTTATTTGATGATTTTTCTAAGGGCATCTACCCACTGAAACTTAAAGAAAAGAGCCAATCCAATGTTGTTTGCTAGTCTTGGTACAAAAGTGGCCTATGAGAGATAGTGTGGCCATCACatatgttaataatctcttatacaagggcttaatggctccagaatgaaatacaacaatcttcaaacactttcctctaaggaaattttattggaccatttttagcggattattcataataagtaaCACAAAATTAatggtttcagttctgctttgggggggcatgttttgggatttggggcagaaacctttaaaatatggtggtgggaaggtgctatggtgtgggattagtgtttgaatattaaatgtaatgaattattgtaaacaaatttataaaataaaatttaaaaataaaggaaaaaaatgtaaaagaatagaAGAAACCTATAATCTTTGTAGAGAAATTTTGACTATAAGACAGTTtactctgtgtttgtgtgtgtgtgtctgtgtgtgtctgtgtgtatgtttgtattagGTCACatgagcagtgcttagggcttacttctagttctgtgctcaaggatcactcttggtggttctcaaggaccacatgtagtgctggaaataaactaatattgtagtgtgcatggcaagtgcttaAATTCCTGTCATATCTCTGAATACCAAGGTTTTAGATTTTCATGCTCATTATATACatctgttttgattattatagtctATAGCCATTGCTGCATACCTAAATAACGGAGGTTTTACAGTGTAAATTGGCAGTACCATTGCTGATGTTTTTGGTCAATCCAAATTCAAGTTCAAAAGTGATATGTAAGTCCATAGACTGATACTGGATTTTTGTATGTTAAGCCCATAGAGTTACATCAATTTATCATTGACTTTATAAGATATGGGTAGAAACAAATGTTTAATTAATGCATGCTTCTCAATTCACATCTATTTAGGTTACCTAAAGAGGCTGAAGAATGAAGGATATAAGCTTAGGGAGAAAACGGATGCTCAACTATCATAAACATTTGGCATGTTCTAATTGAGTGGATTATGAAAGGTTGCATATAGTGAAATATGTCATGTGAGGGGTAATTATGTTtacaaaaatattgaattttgtttCTCTGGATTAAAGGAAAATTGTATTTGCTTTCAGTGATGTGCATCAAAACAGGTAGCATATAGAAGACACTCAAAAA from Sorex araneus isolate mSorAra2 chromosome 4, mSorAra2.pri, whole genome shotgun sequence includes these protein-coding regions:
- the ANKS4B gene encoding ankyrin repeat and SAM domain-containing protein 4B, with the translated sequence MSTRYHQAASDSYLEILKEATRRDLNLSDEDGMTPTLLAAFHGNLEALEIICSRGGDPDRCDIWGNTPLHYAASNGHTHCVSFLINFGANIFALDNDLQSPLDAAASREQNECVALLDKAARNQNIMNPKRVTRLKEQAQKNAKRQIKECEKLQEKHQNKMARTHNKEDFGTLSSNSTFSSSSLSNASASSTFGSLSKGIRDTFKLKFKKNKDTAEQAGKASRSGQRNVMEVFMEEDEDVSGDFKEKLQFPAEDDDSVQYESILNRPGLGNIMFNRNRIPNPDDISESKREMGFRMSSELLQGPGAAETDEAEALEDGEENDPDEDLPWAEHEVEWEEDVVDATPLEVFLLSHHLEEFLPIFTREQIDLEALLLCSDEDLQSIQMQLGPRKKVLNAINRRKQVIQQSGKLVDTSL